The Candidatus Peregrinibacteria bacterium genome includes the window TTTTTGAAGCCATAAAAATAAAATCTGCAGGATATGTATATCGCATATTCGCGCGTGTAATTGTGATGGTTTTATCCTCAAGTGGCTGGCGAAGAGATTCAAGAATGCCTCGTGGAAATTCCGGAAGCTCATCAAAAAATAAAACTCCTTTGTGCGAAAGCGTGATCTCACCTGGCATCGCACCCGAACCACCTCCGATAATAGAAATCTTCGAAGCAGTATGATGAACCCCTCGAAAAGGCCTTTCAAAACTTAGCGGACGGCTCCCATCTATCATTTTTGAAACAGAATAAATCTTTGCAACCTCCAAAGCTTCAGAGGTAGACAATGGCGGCAGGATACCTGCGAACGCACGGCCAAGTAGTGTTTTCCCAGAGCCCGGTGGACCTTCGAAACACACATTATGCCCACCTGCCGCCGCAATCTCAAGTGCCCTTTTGGCAAATGCCTGCCCTTTGATATCTGTGAAATCTACGTAATTCTCAGTATTGCTTGTATATTCTTTTGAATTTTCTACTATTTCGCCCGTTTGCATGAATTCAAAATTCCCCTCAACCAAATGCTTTAAACTCTCAACTCCGCAAACTTTTATACCTTCAACGAGGCTCGCTTCAGCTAAATTTTCTATTGGCACGACCACCCTTTTTAAACCTTCATCCTTTGCCATTATCACAGCAAGCAGCACTCCTGAAACAGGGCGCACCTGACCATCGAGCGACAATTCTCCAAGTATCAAAGTCGAATCCGTAGAAATCCCATCAGCGTCAAAATCCGATCTCCGACTGAGCCAGCCCTTCACCTCTCCGCTTGCAAGTAGCAGCCCATAAGCAATCCCCAAGTCATAGCAGGTACTGGATTTTGGAATATCCGCCGGTGAAAGATTTACAATTTTTCTAGTTTGAGGGAATTTAAAACCGGAAGATTTAATTGCGGCATAAACACGCTCCTTGGCTTCTTTGACCTCTGTACTCGGAAGCCCGACCATCGCAAATTGCGGTAGGCCATTTACAACTACTATTTCAATTTCAACTAAACGGCTGGAAAGTCCGATCAAAGCGGACGAAAAAATCCTTGTTACCATGGCTGAGGTGGTTAATGTTTTCCACCCTATACCAAACAAAGTTAAAATATTTTTAAAAAACCAAGACTATTTTTTTTAGATTTGCTTTTTAGAGGTTCCCTAGCTCTCTTGGAATTTGATCTCCCAAACTGAATCTGTGTCGCCAAATAAAACTGCGCCGTTTTCTTGTAAGTCGACTCTGTTTATAAATGTCTTTGGCTCGTATAAATTGCTGTATTTATTGAATCCGAGATTGTAATTGACCATAGAAGAATTTCTGTTTGTTATGATTTTTAGACCATCGCTATTTTTAATTTTATTGAGAATTCCGCCTGATTGAGGTGCGTATTCTTGTTCTATCGCATAGAAAATATTATTTTCATCACGCCAAACTATAGAATCCGGCTCTGCCACTATAGATAAATCAGCCTTAAGCTCTGTGCCTTTTAGATCAAAAATACTATATGCCAGCAGCGTAGCTGACCCCGGCAGGGCTGACCCTATAAGTATTTGTGAGCTCGAAGGGCTGAATTTGATATCTCTCACCGCCATCAAAGTTAGAATCTTACTCCTGGAATCTTCCAGTAAATTTACAAGAAAAACCTCTCC containing:
- a CDS encoding YifB family Mg chelatase-like AAA ATPase, with the protein product MVTRIFSSALIGLSSRLVEIEIVVVNGLPQFAMVGLPSTEVKEAKERVYAAIKSSGFKFPQTRKIVNLSPADIPKSSTCYDLGIAYGLLLASGEVKGWLSRRSDFDADGISTDSTLILGELSLDGQVRPVSGVLLAVIMAKDEGLKRVVVPIENLAEASLVEGIKVCGVESLKHLVEGNFEFMQTGEIVENSKEYTSNTENYVDFTDIKGQAFAKRALEIAAAGGHNVCFEGPPGSGKTLLGRAFAGILPPLSTSEALEVAKIYSVSKMIDGSRPLSFERPFRGVHHTASKISIIGGGSGAMPGEITLSHKGVLFFDELPEFPRGILESLRQPLEDKTITITRANMRYTYPADFIFMASKNPCPCGYFGDPKRECVCSGTEVQRYKKRISGPLMDRIDLFINVPRVETDKLFSGGQGESTEDIRRRVIIARETQSRRLAIHGLSSNSQMSAKLVRAYCPLTQKQIKTIKSAVDKHSLSARSYYRILKLARTIADLSRSDVIRESHLLEALRFKVS